DNA sequence from the Colletotrichum higginsianum IMI 349063 chromosome 10, whole genome shotgun sequence genome:
AGCGCATCTGATCACCAATGTTCCCATTGTTGCTCTCGGACTACTTTATTTGTTTTACTGAGGGTCTTTTGTTACATTTAGTGTTCTCTGTATTCGGAGGAACTTGATCTTAGGGCAGGACTCACCCTATGCCGAGGACCCCAATCGTCAAGGGGTGTATTTCTTTTTCGAGGTGTAGATAACATGACATCTGGCTTGGATCTCATCAAGAACTCTCAAATGTGAGCCCTTTCACGCCGATAAATGGCAGGTGTTGAATTTTCAATCAATGGTTTTAATAAGATAACAGCAGTAGACACGAAACACCTAAATTTGACGGGCTTAAGTCCCAAATCGACCATGATGAAGACGATTGGAATCATGGAACTTAACCCAGCAAGGAGAGACTCGGGCCGGCTATCATCAACCAGTGCGTCTAGCGAAGCCTATCGCCAACGTTCCGGGCTTATCAGAGACGCCATTCATCGACTGCGAGGTTTGTATCGCACGTGACCAGCATCTTTATTTCTCCACCAAGTCCCTTGTCGCGATCCTCATTCTCTTGCCGTACAGCCACAGCGGGACAGTCAGAAGCGAGAAGAGCCCCATGAGCATTCCAAAGATGCCGAACGGCTCTGCAgtgcccttcttctcgacccACTCGGCAACGAAGAACGTCCAGGCAAAAGCAATGATGGCTCGCATAATAGTCACCATGACGAAGCAATCACTGGCGTGATGTTGATAGGCATCGATGATCTGTGTTTGATGAGATATGGGTCAGTAACCGTTCGTGATTAGAGGAGACTGCTGAACCCACGTAGTTAAATCCGATCGAGGGCAACTGCATCAGCCCAAAGGAAACCATGGCAAACCCGACACAGAGACCAACCCATCCGGCTCTGGATGGGTACTGGCCAGTAAATCCAAAGACGAAGAACCCGCCGGTTGAAATGCCGAGAGAAAGGAACATGGTCGGCAGCCTGCTCTCTGCTTCCGCGAAACCGCTGCCCGAAGTCTTGACCTTCCTTTTGAGCTGTTTGTCGGAGAGAAAGTAGGTGTACAGGGCCCCCAAGATGGTGCCGATGATTCCTCCAACATTGATAAGCCCAGCATTGGCTCCCCAGAGATACGGTGGTGCGGCCATAATCTGGGGCCCGACTGTGGAGATGGTGACGATCCCACCAACGAGTCCGGCGTAGTGGAACATGACTACCCAAGTGCCAGGGAACCTGAGAGTCTTCCACGGTGCCAAGAAGTGGCTGACCACATTGCCGCGGTAATGAGTGAATCCAAGGGATCTGCCATAGGTGTATGGGCGGTAGTCCAGGGTTCGGCTTCGGGTATCCTCAAGATGGCTTTCCGTCCCCTTTTCCTCGCATTGAGAGCCACCTGGGGAGTCGATGGATGGGACGATTCGGTCGTAGAGGGTCTCGGGCACGAGAAATAAGGTGCCAACGAAGCAAGCTGCGGAAAGGGCGACTCCGACCCAGAAGATGTACGCCCATCCTACATCATAACCGATGTAaccgccggcgatgccgccAATCAGCGATCCTGAGGCGAGGAAGACCGTGTAGATGGCCTTTCACAAATGGGTCAGAACCATAAAGAACGTTTCGGCATTATTGGTAAGGTTCGCTCACCATCGCGCGGCCGCGCTCGTCAACGAAAAAGACCTCGCCGATCAGAGCGGGCGCCACGGACTCGGAGGCGCCGGCTCCGATACCCTGGAACAACCTCGCAGCCAGCACGGAGCTGTAAGAGGACGAAACGGCGCACCAGACGGTGCAGACAGTCATGATCAGAGTCGCGACGAGGAGCACCGGCCTCCGGCCAAAGATGTTCGACAATGGTACCCACCAGATGTTGGATGCCCCGAGGAACAAGACGTTGACCTGTAGAAGCCGTCATACGTCAGACCATCCGAGCTCCTAGCATGAGAGGATGGTGGGGATAACGTACAGCGATGAAGTACGACAGGTCGCTAAACGGCCGCACATCGTGTGGGAACTCCTTGAACCAGAGTGACAGTGCCGGTGCAATGCCTGAACTGGTGAAGTTGCCGACGAAAGAATAAAGCGAGACAGTCAGCAGCAGCCCGAATTTGCGCCATTGGGCCCAGTTGAGGGGGTCTGCCGGGTCTTCGGATGGTTGCGGGAATCGGATCAGAGAGTTGGAAGACCTCAATGATCTGGTAGTGGACTCGTCCTCGGCTATAAGGAGACATGTCGTTGGCATAAAAGTCACTACCAGATGCCACGCATGGCCAACCAACCCATACAAGTGTCACATTGGAGTGGTGAGAATGGAACACTTGAGAGCTTACCTAGCAGCCTTACTGTTCCTGGCGGTGTGGCAGTTAAGACATCTTGCTTGCTCAAAGCAAGTGCGTACTTCCAGCCCGACATCGCGTCGGCGTTGGTCAATAGGTAGGCTGCGtaacgacggcgacggttGCAGAAGGGCTCTGTGAAAAGAGGTGTAACACGTATAACTGCCGTGGCCTGATCATCGAACGATATCAGTCTTTTTTGGGTTCTGCACCGCCTTTATGAACTCCTGGATTTTCGGCTTTGCAACAGTATACTCTTGTTTGAGCAACCTGCATTACTGTTACCCCGGATTCCCCAGAATATCCACCTCAAATGACAGCCTCAAATGACAGCCATGGCAACTCTGATGCTAGTTAGCTGCCGGAGTGGGGGACGAGGGGGTTCCGGGGTGGGGGACCCCAGGCACGGCAAATTGAGGCGGGATttgctcgaggccgaagggGCAGCGATAAAGACGGCCATGTTGCAATTTCAGATGAATCGTGATAGGGCGCCAAGACGGTCCAAGGAAGACTAGTGAACCCAGAATGTGTGGCCTACCTGCATGGTCTGCCAAGGTCTGTGAACTTGCTGATAATCGGCCGACTCTCACGCGTTGTCACGGGAAATAGTGACCTGTCGGCATGCATCACCCAACGATTTTCGTTATAGTAAAGTCGCCAAGTATTCCGTTCAAGGTGTCCAGCTCTATTGCGTAGTTTTGATAACTGATGAGCAAGGTCAAGCTCGAGTTGGCGTTGACGTTGAGCTATCTTAGCTGGCTAGGGCCGGCCCCGCTGCCGGAACAGCGAGGGGTGGTGGGGTTCCGAGATCGAcaggaggaggttggtggCATCCTCGTGGAATAGAGTAGGAACCATAATGCCCGTTTCTGAAGGTTGAGCTCGTTTCAGCGGGCTAGCTACAGGTCGCAGTCGAGTATGGAATATGTCGGCACTGCAGGGGCAGAGGTTGTTCATGGAGCTGAATCTCTTGCAAAACAGGGGGTTCTGGACTAGAGAAAATATGCCCCGCAGCTCGGGTGGCAGAGTATGAGGCGTAAATGAGAGTCATGCCTGGTACGCGAGCTGGGTGACAGCAGAAACACGCAGACAAAAGTCACGAGGTGGTTGTAGAAAGCGGTGTGCAGGCCGTTGAGCCCGGCCATAACCTGCAAGTACCTGCACCCTTGCTGTGGTGAAGGCCCAAAGCCGAGCTAGATGTTGCATTTTGGTTGGCCAACCCGCTCAAAGGTCGTTCACTCGATCTCACACAGACTTCGGTCCATTTCAAATGTCAACGACAGCATCTGCAACTGGAATGAGCTTTGTATAGCCGTTCTATGACGTGGATGGCATGGGCGGTAACATGGACTGGTCCGGCAAAACCATGGAGGCATCAAACGGTATCTGTCCAGGGCCGTCCAGCATCATCGCCTCCCAAAACCCCTGGTCCATCGAGATGCCCCCCAACCATGACAGGTTGGCCTCGTTCAAGAATGCTGTTGATTCGGAACCCAACTGTGCCtggttcgtcgtcgtcgtcgtcgtctcatgcggcggcggcacagcTTTGGTCAGGTACCACTGCCGTATCCATCTGGCTCGGTGTGCGTAGTTGGACCACCTCGAGCTGTTGTCCTCGAACAAACGCCGCTtttggccgacgacgagggccacTCTGTCCGCCTCCTCGAACTTGTCTCCTACGCGGCGCGTGATCTCCGGCAAATCCAGCTTCTGACGCGCCATGGACACGTCCCAGTCGTTTGTCGTGTCCTCTAACAACAGACGGTGCGATGCCATCATTGAATATGCCACGTCCGCAATCAAGTTGAAGGGAAGATAGGCAAACACCTCGACCTCTAGGTCCAGCAAAGCCGCCGAAGAGGTTTGGATTGCTTGGAGGCAGTGCCAGAGCGCTTCGGTCCGGCTGTATGGCTCAGTCGGGGTCACCGCCTCCAAGGGACTCGCTGCACGTAAGCCTAAGCACGGTTCGTATAACCGAACCATTAATGTCTTATAATGAGCCCATAATATGGCTGATTCCCGTGGCTGTCAGTGTTTCGACTCTTGGGAATGAGGGTAAGGTTCGGACTCACGTTGTTCCTTGTTGACGAtgggctcttccagctcgaTGGCGAGGATCTCCTTGCGAATCGACGACAGAACTACATTGAAGTGTTCCCGAAAGATGGGAAGTGgctccccctcttccctgTCCGGACTTGGAAACACGGCACGAATGCGGTCCCCAACATTTTGCATGCGGATGAGGGCGAGTAGTTGCTGATCAGACGGCAGTTCCGAGGCCTCGCGGATGGCCTTGGAGCATCGCACAAGATGTGGCGTGAACTGGATTTGCGAGTATTTCCGCATCGCCGCGGGTACACTGGCAGCAAACCTCAGTTCCCTTTCGACGATGTGGTTagggagaggaaagaaaCATACCTAGACGCGATGAAATAGCCGCCCAGGATTGCCCTTTGCTCTTCAAGGGTGTGTTTTGTCAGTTCGGACTGCTTTCCTCGGCCCACAAGAACCCACGCATCGGCCTGCAAGGTTTTTGGCATCCAGCCCAGTGGCCCGCCGAGTGTTTGTATGGTGAAGTCCATTACCAGACCAATAGCCATCTGGAGTAGTGAGTTGGCATTGGTGCCCACTAGTTGATGAACCTCGCCCCTGTTTCGACTACTTGTCAGATCAACCCTTTCCCAACACATGCCAGTACCCGTTCCAAGGCCAGTACCCGTTCCAAGGGCACGGTTAGGTACAAATTCGGAGAAGCAGGGGACGAACTCACCAGGCGACGTAGACCACGAGGCCCTGCAGTAATTCGATCGAATTGTCCTTTAGGACAATGACATGCATGGCAGCATGTCGACGGACCCAGTCATCGACAGCTTTTTGAACGGCAGCAGTCTGGGGTACGACGGCTTGCATGATGCACCAGAAGAGGAATCGCTTCTTGTCATGAAGCTCGGCGGCCGTTGTGCTGGGAGGGATGGGTACGAAGGGGAAGTTGGGAACCATACGCGTTCGGTAAATGTTCAGGTACTCCTCCGCCTTCTCGACGGAGAGACTGAAGTCAGGGACCAGATAGAAGGTCTTATCGGTCTGCCTTGCACCCACTCCTGGGGGCGTGTTGCGGTTTTGGTTAGTGTCTGGACTCACACCGCTCGGAGTGGCCTGTGTGGCTGATGATCGATCGAGGCCAGGTATGGTCAGCCCCGTGTATGGCATTGGGTTGTGGTCCCCGTTACTCGGGGTTGTCGTGGTCGAGTTCAGGCCTTGCGCTTCCCGGGACTGCTGCCGTGTCTGAAAGAGGTTGACCAGACCATCAATTTTCCTTTCCAGTTCCGTAACCCGACTACTTGAACGTCAGTCGAACTTCGGAGCTTGATAAAACGCCGACACTGGGTTACAAAGACCATCAGACGGACTTGGCTACAGCAGGATGTGTGTTGTTTTTGCTCTTCTCTTTTTACTTACCTCGACTTACCCC
Encoded proteins:
- a CDS encoding C6 transcription factor yields the protein MNLTCHVPEPAPRKRRGKSSRVTELERKIDGLVNLFQTRQQSREAQGLNSTTTTPSNGDHNPMPYTGLTIPGLDRSSATQATPSGVSPDTNQNRNTPPGVGARQTDKTFYLVPDFSLSVEKAEEYLNIYRTRMVPNFPFVPIPPSTTAAELHDKKRFLFWCIMQAVVPQTAAVQKAVDDWVRRHAAMHVIVLKDNSIELLQGLVVYVAWGEVHQLVGTNANSLLQMAIGLVMDFTIQTLGGPLGWMPKTLQADAWVLVGRGKQSELTKHTLEEQRAILGGYFIASRELRFAASVPAAMRKYSQIQFTPHLVRCSKAIREASELPSDQQLLALIRMQNVGDRIRAVFPSPDREEGEPLPIFREHFNVVLSSIRKEILAIELEEPIVNKEQPSPLEAVTPTEPYSRTEALWHCLQAIQTSSAALLDLEVEVFAYLPFNLIADVAYSMMASHRLLLEDTTNDWDVSMARQKLDLPEITRRVGDKFEEADRVALVVGQKRRLFEDNSSRWSNYAHRARWIRQWYLTKAVPPPHETTTTTTNQAQLGSESTAFLNEANLSWLGGISMDQGFWEAMMLDGPGQIPFDASMVLPDQSMLPPMPSTS
- a CDS encoding Major facilitator superfamily transporter, which codes for MSGWKYALALSKQDVLTATPPGTVRLLAEDESTTRSLRSSNSLIRFPQPSEDPADPLNWAQWRKFGLLLTVSLYSFVGNFTSSGIAPALSLWFKEFPHDVRPFSDLSYFIAVNVLFLGASNIWWVPLSNIFGRRPVLLVATLIMTVCTVWCAVSSSYSSVLAARLFQGIGAGASESVAPALIGEVFFVDERGRAMAIYTVFLASGSLIGGIAGGYIGYDVGWAYIFWVGVALSAACFVGTLFLVPETLYDRIVPSIDSPGGSQCEEKGTESHLEDTRSRTLDYRPYTYGRSLGFTHYRGNVVSHFLAPWKTLRFPGTWVVMFHYAGLVGGIVTISTVGPQIMAAPPYLWGANAGLINVGGIIGTILGALYTYFLSDKQLKRKVKTSGSGFAEAESRLPTMFLSLGISTGGFFVFGFTGQYPSRAGWVGLCVGFAMVSFGLMQLPSIGFNYIIDAYQHHASDCFVMVTIMRAIIAFAWTFFVAEWVEKKGTAEPFGIFGMLMGLFSLLTVPLWLYGKRMRIATRDLVEK